The following proteins come from a genomic window of Lachnoclostridium phytofermentans ISDg:
- a CDS encoding TIGR03905 family TSCPD domain-containing protein, which produces MKFKTNGVCASEINFEVEEKDGKKIVTDVKFTGGCNGNLQGISKLVKGMPVDEVIEKLQGLQCGYKSTSCPDQLAEALKQLS; this is translated from the coding sequence ATGAAATTTAAAACTAATGGAGTTTGTGCCAGTGAAATTAATTTTGAAGTAGAAGAAAAAGACGGAAAGAAGATAGTTACTGATGTAAAGTTTACCGGTGGTTGTAATGGAAATCTGCAAGGAATTTCTAAACTTGTAAAAGGAATGCCGGTCGATGAGGTTATTGAGAAGTTACAAGGTTTACAATGTGGATACAAATCAACCTCTTGTCCGGATCAGTTAGCAGAGGCTCTTAAGCAGTTAAGCTAG
- a CDS encoding 5'-methylthioadenosine/adenosylhomocysteine nucleosidase, whose product MIGIIGAMDEEVTQLKNKMQQVTITKKAGMDFYSGNFGDRAVVIVRSGIGKVNASICTQVLVDEFHASAIINTGIAGSLNNDINIGDIVLSTDALQHDVDAVAFGYKLGVIPRMETSIFKADEKLLTKAERLCKKVNPDISVFKGRIVTGDQFIANKDQKDRLVTNFSGFCTEMEGAAIAQAAYLNQIPFLIIRAISDKADNSATVDYPTFEAKAIEHTVNLVTALIPEI is encoded by the coding sequence ATGATTGGAATTATTGGTGCAATGGATGAGGAAGTAACTCAGTTAAAAAATAAAATGCAACAAGTAACAATTACTAAAAAAGCTGGAATGGACTTTTATAGCGGAAACTTCGGGGATAGAGCCGTTGTCATCGTTCGCTCAGGAATTGGTAAGGTGAATGCTTCGATTTGTACTCAAGTTCTTGTGGATGAATTTCACGCTTCTGCTATAATCAATACAGGTATTGCTGGTTCTTTAAATAATGACATCAATATCGGTGACATCGTTCTATCAACAGACGCGCTTCAACATGACGTTGATGCTGTGGCTTTTGGATATAAACTTGGTGTAATCCCTCGAATGGAGACATCAATATTCAAAGCAGATGAAAAACTATTAACGAAAGCAGAGAGATTATGTAAAAAAGTTAATCCAGACATCTCTGTATTTAAAGGTCGTATTGTAACAGGTGATCAATTTATTGCAAATAAAGACCAAAAAGATAGACTAGTTACTAATTTTTCCGGATTTTGTACTGAGATGGAAGGTGCTGCAATCGCTCAAGCCGCATACTTAAACCAGATACCATTCTTAATTATCCGTGCTATCTCAGATAAGGCAGATAACAGTGCAACCGTTGATTATCCAACCTTTGAAGCTAAGGCAATTGAGCATACTGTAAATCTAGTAACCGCTTTAATTCCAGAGATTTAA
- a CDS encoding transcription repressor NadR: MEGKERREKLLMILNKANAPIQGSELAKQLGVSRQVIVQDIALLRAVNKNILSTTKGYILYCQEPKKVNRCFYVKHSTEQIEDELGSIVDLGGKILDVIVSHAIYGTIEADLIISTKQDVIDFVTKVNQKQTVPLKELTGGNHYHTVEADDESSLDRIESVLKEKGYLID; encoded by the coding sequence ATGGAGGGAAAGGAACGTAGAGAAAAACTACTTATGATACTGAACAAGGCGAATGCACCCATCCAAGGAAGCGAACTTGCGAAACAACTAGGTGTGAGTAGACAAGTGATAGTCCAAGATATCGCATTGTTACGAGCGGTCAATAAAAATATCCTTTCTACTACGAAAGGTTATATCCTTTATTGTCAAGAGCCAAAGAAAGTAAATCGTTGCTTTTATGTAAAACATTCCACAGAACAAATCGAAGATGAGCTAGGTTCCATTGTAGATCTTGGTGGAAAAATCCTTGATGTGATTGTCAGCCATGCTATTTATGGTACGATTGAAGCAGACTTAATCATCAGTACCAAACAGGACGTGATTGATTTTGTCACTAAGGTTAACCAAAAGCAGACAGTTCCTCTAAAGGAACTCACTGGAGGTAATCACTATCATACGGTAGAAGCTGATGATGAAAGTTCTTTAGACCGTATCGAGTCAGTTTTAAAGGAAAAAGGTTATCTAATTGATTAG
- a CDS encoding PTS transporter subunit IIC — protein MSNIKKILNRIFIEGLSGMALGLFSTLIVGTILQQISKFIGGTVGDTIFLISKIATILTGAGIGCGVAYKFKEPPLVLLSAATAGMVGAYASNILKGTLLLSDTATPTIAFASPGEPLGAFIAAYIAITIGHLVSGKTKVDILVTPITSIASGSIAGLLVGPAITNFITALGELINWGTERQPLLMGIIVSVIMGIVLTLPISSAALGISLKLGGIAAGAACIGCCANMVGFAVASYRENKIGGLFAQGVGTSMLQMPNIVKKPIIWLPAIISSAILGPISALIGMTNNPTGSGMGTSGLVGQFMAFDSMVPTFGTVGSIGLILLMHFVLPAVISILVSEFMRKKNWIKFGDMKLDA, from the coding sequence ATGTCTAACATTAAAAAAATTCTAAATCGTATCTTTATTGAAGGATTAAGCGGAATGGCACTTGGTCTATTTTCCACCTTAATTGTCGGTACCATCCTACAACAGATTTCAAAATTCATCGGTGGTACAGTTGGAGATACCATATTTTTAATTAGTAAAATAGCTACTATTTTAACAGGAGCTGGTATTGGTTGTGGAGTAGCATATAAGTTTAAAGAGCCGCCATTAGTTTTATTATCCGCTGCTACCGCTGGAATGGTTGGTGCCTATGCCTCTAATATCTTAAAGGGTACCCTTCTATTGTCTGATACCGCGACACCAACGATAGCATTTGCATCTCCGGGAGAGCCATTAGGAGCGTTTATCGCTGCTTATATAGCGATTACTATCGGCCATCTGGTATCTGGTAAGACCAAAGTAGATATCCTTGTTACACCAATTACCTCTATTGCTTCTGGTTCCATTGCAGGATTATTGGTTGGGCCAGCTATCACTAATTTTATAACAGCTTTAGGTGAGCTTATCAATTGGGGTACAGAAAGACAGCCTCTTCTAATGGGCATTATTGTTTCTGTTATCATGGGAATTGTACTAACCCTCCCAATCAGTTCTGCTGCCCTAGGAATTTCTTTAAAGTTAGGCGGAATTGCAGCGGGTGCTGCCTGTATCGGATGTTGCGCAAACATGGTCGGCTTTGCTGTTGCAAGTTACCGTGAAAATAAAATAGGTGGTTTATTCGCACAAGGCGTAGGAACAAGTATGCTTCAGATGCCAAACATCGTTAAAAAACCAATCATCTGGTTACCTGCAATTATCTCTAGTGCTATTTTAGGTCCGATTTCTGCACTTATCGGTATGACCAACAATCCTACAGGATCTGGTATGGGTACTTCTGGATTAGTAGGTCAGTTTATGGCCTTTGATTCCATGGTTCCTACGTTTGGTACTGTTGGTTCTATTGGCTTAATTCTATTAATGCACTTTGTCTTACCTGCTGTTATCTCTATTCTCGTATCAGAATTTATGCGAAAGAAAAATTGGATTAAATTCGGTGATATGAAATTAGATGCCTAA
- the yfcE gene encoding phosphodiesterase: MRLMFASDIHGSAYYCEKLMECYEKEQPEKLILLGDLLYHGPRNDLPKDYNPKEVIRMLNEKKNEILCVRGNCEAEVDQMVLEFSVMSDSLLLYVDGITIFATHGHLFNEEKLPPISDKDILIHGHTHVQAIRKMEQGMYLNPGSVSIPKEGNKNSYMIYENGTFLIKSLDGEVIREWSVKRISKVL; this comes from the coding sequence ATGAGACTTATGTTTGCATCTGATATACATGGTTCTGCATATTATTGTGAAAAATTAATGGAGTGTTATGAGAAGGAACAACCAGAGAAATTAATATTACTTGGTGATCTTCTATATCATGGCCCTAGAAATGATTTACCTAAGGATTATAATCCAAAAGAAGTTATTCGTATGCTAAATGAAAAGAAAAATGAAATCTTATGTGTAAGAGGTAATTGTGAGGCAGAAGTGGATCAGATGGTACTGGAATTCTCAGTAATGTCTGACTCTTTGTTACTTTATGTAGATGGAATTACCATCTTTGCTACTCATGGTCATCTTTTTAATGAAGAGAAGCTTCCGCCAATTAGCGATAAAGATATACTAATTCATGGACACACCCATGTCCAAGCGATTCGTAAGATGGAGCAAGGTATGTACTTAAACCCCGGATCCGTTTCGATTCCAAAGGAAGGTAATAAAAACAGCTATATGATTTACGAAAATGGTACCTTTTTAATCAAATCTTTGGATGGAGAAGTAATTAGAGAGTGGAGTGTGAAGAGAATTTCTAAGGTACTATAA
- a CDS encoding glycerophosphodiester phosphodiesterase family protein encodes MNVIITLLIILIVFILLVIFLIAPGKYKKSMVAPLEYRNYAHRGLHNKSKTIPENSMTAFRKAVEHGYGIELDIQFTKDGQIVVFHDDTLNRVCGIDNRLDFYTYKELKQFSLCNTNEHIPLFTDVLKLVNGKVPLIVELKNGPKNRLLCEKAYKILKSYQGDFCVESFQPLIVAWFKKNAPEILRGQLSAGPNEFKKQLTKSQAYVISRVLTNVIARPHFIAYHKKKSAWLVKLSEFLGAIPAVWTVRKNDDSAHYENTNKMVIFEYYSPEPKYKNNNQK; translated from the coding sequence ATGAATGTAATAATTACGTTACTTATAATCCTTATTGTTTTTATTCTCCTTGTTATCTTCCTAATTGCTCCAGGTAAATATAAAAAATCTATGGTAGCACCATTAGAATATAGAAATTATGCTCATCGTGGTCTTCATAACAAATCAAAAACAATTCCAGAGAACTCTATGACTGCATTTCGTAAAGCTGTAGAACATGGATATGGAATTGAATTAGATATCCAATTCACGAAAGACGGACAAATTGTAGTTTTTCATGATGATACCTTAAATCGTGTCTGTGGTATTGATAATCGTTTGGACTTTTATACCTATAAAGAATTGAAGCAATTTTCACTTTGTAATACAAACGAACATATTCCACTTTTTACTGATGTCCTTAAATTAGTTAATGGAAAAGTACCTTTAATTGTTGAACTAAAAAATGGTCCAAAAAACAGATTACTCTGTGAAAAGGCATATAAAATACTAAAAAGCTACCAAGGAGATTTCTGTGTAGAAAGTTTTCAACCTCTTATTGTAGCTTGGTTTAAAAAGAACGCACCAGAAATATTACGCGGTCAGTTAAGCGCAGGTCCGAATGAATTTAAAAAACAGCTTACAAAGTCACAAGCTTATGTCATAAGTCGTGTCTTAACAAATGTAATCGCAAGACCTCACTTTATCGCATACCATAAGAAAAAATCCGCATGGTTAGTAAAATTGTCTGAGTTTCTCGGTGCCATCCCTGCTGTTTGGACCGTTCGAAAAAATGATGATTCAGCGCATTATGAGAATACGAATAAAATGGTTATTTTTGAATACTATTCTCCAGAACCAAAATATAAAAATAACAATCAAAAGTAA
- a CDS encoding YwmB family TATA-box binding protein, with the protein MRDFQFSYDRKRKHIPILEVLSNKRMRFLFAIVMLLWVAVGAQIITNKVFMKDGDIIGAFMNTNSGLMESTLEVTANYGNQYLTQEDKLSLISYLSNGLGIRFDQQAENNETAERKETVFVREAKRAKTTIKVVTVNGTSSIDAFAQNSEKVSGVTQYVMVRLTIYEDVNNDILEYQKIIKLLFEQLKVAKTNINITMQFSGAFAGNLLLETKNKMADRMIDNLNGTIVYENRQNDLYTIYAYTGLLDEYIKVDGNKINIQVAMNYDEENDTTKIYLATPIISGDW; encoded by the coding sequence ATGCGTGATTTTCAATTTAGCTATGATCGGAAGCGTAAACACATACCGATTCTTGAAGTTCTAAGTAATAAAAGGATGCGTTTTTTATTTGCCATAGTTATGCTATTGTGGGTTGCAGTTGGGGCGCAAATCATTACAAATAAAGTATTTATGAAAGACGGAGACATTATTGGAGCTTTTATGAATACGAATTCCGGATTAATGGAAAGTACATTAGAGGTAACTGCAAATTATGGGAATCAGTACTTAACGCAGGAGGATAAATTATCGTTAATTTCTTATCTCTCGAATGGATTAGGAATACGATTCGACCAGCAGGCAGAAAATAATGAGACGGCAGAAAGAAAAGAAACAGTTTTTGTAAGAGAAGCAAAAAGAGCAAAGACGACGATTAAAGTTGTTACGGTGAATGGTACTAGCTCAATAGATGCATTTGCACAAAATTCAGAGAAGGTTTCTGGAGTTACACAGTATGTAATGGTTCGCTTAACAATCTATGAGGATGTTAACAATGATATTTTAGAGTATCAAAAGATAATTAAATTATTGTTTGAGCAGTTAAAAGTGGCAAAGACGAATATTAATATAACCATGCAGTTTAGTGGAGCATTTGCAGGGAATCTATTACTGGAGACAAAAAATAAAATGGCGGATCGTATGATTGATAACCTTAATGGAACAATTGTATACGAAAATCGTCAGAATGATTTGTATACCATCTATGCTTATACTGGACTATTAGACGAGTACATTAAAGTAGATGGTAATAAAATTAATATACAAGTTGCTATGAATTATGACGAGGAGAACGATACAACAAAAATATATCTTGCAACTCCTATTATTAGTGGAGACTGGTAA
- the atpC gene encoding ATP synthase F1 subunit epsilon — protein sequence MADNSKDFKLQIISPDRIFFDGETDMIEVKTTEGEMGILKHHIPLTAILTPGILRIKNGSEERIAALHDGFIEILGDRVTILAESCEWPDEIDLNRAKEAKLRAERRLKGAEGNINEARAEMALRRSLLRIEVVEKYHK from the coding sequence ATGGCAGATAACAGTAAGGATTTTAAGTTACAGATAATCTCTCCTGATCGCATCTTCTTTGACGGAGAGACTGATATGATTGAAGTAAAGACGACAGAAGGTGAAATGGGTATCTTAAAGCACCACATTCCGCTGACTGCAATCTTAACACCAGGAATTCTTCGAATTAAAAATGGAAGTGAAGAACGTATCGCAGCTCTTCATGATGGTTTTATCGAAATTCTTGGAGATAGAGTAACGATACTTGCTGAATCGTGTGAGTGGCCGGATGAAATTGACTTAAATCGTGCGAAAGAAGCAAAACTACGAGCGGAAAGACGCTTAAAGGGTGCAGAAGGTAATATCAATGAAGCGAGAGCTGAAATGGCACTGCGAAGATCCTTACTGCGTATTGAAGTAGTAGAAAAGTATCATAAATAG
- the atpD gene encoding F0F1 ATP synthase subunit beta, translating to MADTNNKLKSGLGKITQIIGAVLDIKFAEGKLPEIYEAIKIKKNDGDTLVVEVAQHLGDDTVRCIAMGPTDGLVRGMDAEGTGAPISVPVGENTLGRMFNVLGNPIDEKEAPKNVEYYPIHRKAPAFEEQSTQTEILETGIKVVDLLCPYQKGGKIGLFGGAGVGKTVLIQELITNIATEHGGYSVFTGVGERTREGNDLYYEMIDSGVINKTTMVFGQMNEPPGARMRVGLTGLTMAEYFRDKSGKDVLLFIDNIFRFTQAGSEVSALLGRMPSAVGYQPTLQTEMGALQERITSTKNGSITSVQAVYVPADDLTDPAPATTFAHLDATTVLSRSIVELGIYPAVDPLESTSRMLDPRVVGEEHYKVARDVQEILQRYKELQDIIAILGMDELSEDDKLLVARARKIQRFLSQPFHVAEQFTGLPGRYVPVAETIQGFKEIIEGKHDDIPESYFLNAGNIDDVLARVKANK from the coding sequence TTGGCAGATACTAATAATAAGTTGAAATCGGGCTTAGGTAAGATCACTCAAATCATCGGTGCCGTACTTGATATTAAGTTTGCGGAGGGGAAACTTCCAGAGATATACGAAGCGATTAAGATAAAGAAAAACGATGGAGATACCCTGGTAGTTGAAGTTGCGCAACACTTAGGTGATGATACCGTTCGTTGTATCGCGATGGGACCTACCGATGGATTAGTGCGTGGTATGGATGCGGAAGGAACAGGCGCTCCAATCAGCGTACCAGTTGGTGAAAATACACTAGGAAGAATGTTTAACGTTCTCGGTAATCCAATTGATGAGAAAGAAGCACCAAAGAACGTAGAATATTATCCAATTCACAGAAAGGCACCTGCTTTTGAGGAACAGTCTACTCAGACAGAAATCTTAGAGACTGGTATCAAGGTAGTTGACTTGTTATGTCCATATCAAAAAGGTGGTAAGATTGGCTTATTCGGTGGTGCCGGAGTTGGTAAAACCGTATTAATACAGGAGCTTATCACAAATATTGCAACAGAGCATGGTGGATACTCTGTATTTACCGGCGTTGGTGAGCGTACAAGAGAGGGTAATGACCTTTACTATGAAATGATCGATTCTGGTGTTATTAATAAGACTACCATGGTATTTGGCCAGATGAATGAGCCACCAGGAGCGAGAATGAGAGTAGGTCTTACTGGTCTTACGATGGCGGAGTACTTCCGTGATAAGTCAGGAAAAGACGTTCTTCTCTTTATTGATAACATTTTCCGTTTTACACAGGCAGGTTCTGAAGTTTCTGCGCTACTTGGACGTATGCCAAGTGCTGTAGGTTATCAGCCTACCTTACAGACAGAGATGGGTGCTCTTCAAGAGCGTATCACATCGACTAAAAACGGTTCTATTACATCCGTACAAGCTGTCTACGTTCCTGCGGACGATTTAACTGACCCAGCTCCAGCGACAACCTTTGCTCACCTTGATGCAACCACTGTACTTTCTCGTTCTATCGTTGAGTTAGGTATTTATCCTGCGGTTGACCCACTAGAGTCTACCTCAAGAATGCTTGATCCAAGAGTAGTTGGAGAAGAGCATTACAAAGTGGCACGTGATGTACAAGAGATTCTTCAAAGATATAAGGAACTTCAGGATATCATCGCTATCCTTGGTATGGATGAGTTATCAGAGGATGATAAACTCTTAGTTGCGAGAGCAAGAAAAATACAAAGATTCTTATCGCAGCCATTCCACGTTGCAGAGCAGTTTACAGGGCTTCCTGGAAGATATGTTCCAGTTGCAGAAACAATTCAAGGCTTCAAGGAAATTATCGAAGGAAAGCATGATGATATACCGGAAAGCTACTTCTTAAATGCTGGTAATATTGATGATGTACTTGCAAGAGTGAAAGCAAACAAGTAG
- the atpG gene encoding ATP synthase F1 subunit gamma — MASMRDIKRRKESIQSTGQITKAMKLVSTVKLQKAKSKAENAKPYFDHMYDTVLNMLRKSGNISHPYLSAGKSNKKAIIVITSNRGLAGGYNSNILKLVMSSDINKEDAVVYAVGRKGKEALARRGYHIAKDYSEVMNAPIYKDAIEIGKAVLDAFVADEVGEIYLAYTSFKNTVSHEPTLIKLLPVDMEAALQEGEKSEDLNERLTLMNYEPAAEEALNLIIPKYINSLIYGALVQALASENGARMQAMDSATNNAEDMISDLSLKYNRARQSSITQELTEIIAGANAIN, encoded by the coding sequence ATGGCCTCAATGAGAGACATTAAAAGGCGTAAGGAAAGTATTCAGAGCACCGGGCAGATCACAAAAGCCATGAAGTTAGTTTCCACAGTAAAATTACAAAAAGCAAAGTCAAAAGCTGAGAATGCGAAACCTTACTTTGATCATATGTATGATACTGTACTAAATATGCTTCGTAAGTCCGGTAATATATCACATCCTTATCTATCAGCAGGTAAATCAAATAAGAAGGCGATTATTGTAATTACCTCCAATCGTGGTCTTGCAGGCGGTTATAACTCTAATATCTTAAAACTCGTTATGAGTAGTGATATTAATAAGGAAGATGCTGTAGTTTATGCCGTAGGGCGTAAAGGAAAAGAGGCATTAGCAAGAAGAGGATACCATATTGCAAAAGACTATTCCGAAGTAATGAATGCACCGATCTATAAAGATGCTATTGAAATTGGTAAAGCTGTTCTTGATGCGTTTGTAGCAGACGAGGTAGGTGAAATCTACCTTGCTTATACCTCCTTTAAGAATACAGTGAGTCATGAACCGACTCTAATAAAATTGTTACCAGTTGACATGGAAGCGGCATTACAGGAGGGTGAAAAATCAGAGGATTTAAATGAGCGCCTGACTCTTATGAATTATGAGCCAGCAGCAGAAGAAGCATTAAATCTGATTATCCCAAAATACATTAACAGCCTTATCTACGGCGCCTTAGTACAAGCTCTTGCTAGTGAAAACGGTGCAAGAATGCAGGCTATGGATTCTGCTACTAATAACGCAGAAGATATGATTTCTGATTTATCACTTAAGTATAACCGTGCTCGTCAGAGCTCGATTACACAAGAGTTAACAGAGATTATCGCCGGAGCAAATGCTATTAACTAG
- the atpA gene encoding F0F1 ATP synthase subunit alpha — protein sequence MNLRPEEISSVIKEQIKNYSMQLEVSDVGTVIQVADGIARIHGLENAMQGELLEFPGDVYGMVLNLEEDNVGAVLLGDMKNINEGDTVKTTGRVVEVPVGDALLGRVVNALGQPIDGKGPIETKKYRQIERVASGVIARKSVDTPLQTGIKAIDSMVPIGRGQRELIIGDKQTGKTAIAIDTIINQKGQNVKCIYVAIGQKASTVANIVKTLEEYGALDYTTVVASTASELAPLQYIAPYSGCAIGEEWMESGQDVLVIYDDLTKHAAAYRTLSLLLKRPPGREAYPGDVFYLHSRLLERAARLNDELGGGSLTALPIIETQAGDVSAYIPTNVISITDGQIYLETDMFNAGFRPAVNAGLSVSRVGGSAQIKAMKKIAGPIRIELAQYRELAAFAQFGSDLDADTKEKLAQGERIREILKQPQYKPMPVEYQVIIIFAATKKYLLDIEVSKIRSFEKELFEFIDTKYPEIPASIRDKKVMDEECEKALITAIENFKKEFTN from the coding sequence TTGAATTTAAGACCTGAAGAAATCAGTTCAGTCATAAAAGAACAGATTAAGAATTATAGCATGCAGCTTGAGGTATCTGATGTAGGTACTGTTATTCAGGTAGCGGACGGTATTGCTCGTATTCATGGTCTGGAGAACGCAATGCAAGGTGAGCTTCTGGAGTTTCCAGGGGACGTCTATGGCATGGTGTTAAACTTAGAAGAAGATAATGTCGGAGCCGTATTACTCGGTGATATGAAGAACATTAACGAAGGCGATACAGTGAAAACAACTGGTAGAGTAGTGGAAGTTCCAGTTGGTGATGCATTGTTAGGCCGTGTCGTAAATGCGCTTGGTCAACCAATTGACGGAAAAGGTCCGATCGAAACAAAAAAATACCGTCAAATAGAACGTGTAGCTTCTGGTGTAATCGCAAGAAAATCCGTAGATACACCACTTCAGACAGGTATCAAAGCGATTGACTCTATGGTTCCAATTGGACGTGGTCAGCGTGAGCTTATTATCGGTGATAAACAAACTGGTAAGACCGCAATTGCAATTGATACGATTATCAATCAAAAGGGTCAGAATGTAAAATGTATTTATGTTGCTATTGGCCAAAAAGCTTCTACAGTTGCAAATATTGTTAAAACTTTAGAAGAGTATGGTGCTCTTGACTATACTACAGTAGTTGCTTCAACAGCTAGTGAGTTGGCACCACTTCAATATATTGCTCCATATAGCGGGTGTGCTATAGGGGAAGAATGGATGGAGTCTGGACAAGACGTTCTTGTAATTTATGATGACTTAACGAAGCACGCAGCGGCATATCGTACACTTTCCTTGCTTCTTAAGAGACCACCAGGACGTGAGGCATACCCAGGTGATGTATTCTATCTACATTCAAGACTACTAGAACGTGCTGCTAGATTAAATGATGAGCTTGGCGGTGGATCCTTAACAGCACTTCCAATCATCGAAACACAGGCAGGTGACGTATCTGCCTACATTCCTACGAATGTTATTTCTATCACAGATGGTCAGATTTATTTAGAGACTGATATGTTTAACGCAGGTTTCCGTCCAGCGGTGAATGCAGGTTTATCCGTATCCCGTGTAGGTGGTTCTGCACAGATAAAAGCGATGAAGAAGATCGCAGGTCCTATCCGTATTGAACTTGCACAGTATCGTGAACTTGCTGCATTTGCTCAGTTTGGTTCTGACCTTGATGCAGATACCAAAGAAAAACTTGCACAAGGTGAAAGAATTCGCGAAATCTTAAAACAACCACAATACAAACCAATGCCAGTAGAGTATCAGGTAATCATTATCTTTGCTGCTACAAAGAAGTATTTATTAGATATAGAGGTTAGTAAAATTAGAAGTTTTGAGAAGGAATTATTTGAGTTTATCGATACGAAATATCCGGAGATTCCGGCAAGTATTCGTGATAAGAAAGTAATGGATGAGGAATGTGAGAAAGCATTAATCACTGCAATAGAAAACTTCAAGAAAGAGTTTACGAACTAA
- a CDS encoding F0F1 ATP synthase subunit delta codes for MAKLVSKTYGEALFDLALENQSLDIIEEEIKAVKMVFNENTELIKFLNHPKITKEEKVAFVENIFKGRVSDDVTGFLVIIIKKGRYDEISGIFDYFLAKVREHKNIGVAYVTSAVEISEQEKEQIKDKLLATTKYVQFEMNYKVDASILGGLIIRIGDRVVDSSLKSKLNTLSKNLFKIQLG; via the coding sequence ATGGCAAAACTAGTTTCCAAAACATATGGAGAAGCGTTATTTGATTTAGCCTTGGAAAATCAGTCTCTTGACATAATAGAAGAAGAAATCAAAGCTGTGAAGATGGTATTTAATGAGAATACGGAACTCATCAAATTTTTAAATCATCCTAAGATTACGAAGGAAGAGAAAGTAGCATTTGTTGAAAATATCTTTAAAGGTAGAGTAAGCGATGATGTTACCGGCTTCCTAGTGATTATCATTAAGAAGGGAAGGTATGATGAGATTTCCGGAATCTTTGATTATTTTCTAGCAAAGGTTCGTGAGCATAAAAACATTGGAGTAGCTTATGTGACTTCTGCAGTGGAAATAAGCGAGCAGGAGAAAGAACAGATTAAAGATAAGCTTTTAGCTACAACAAAATATGTTCAATTTGAGATGAATTACAAGGTGGATGCGTCAATCCTTGGAGGATTAATCATTCGCATCGGAGATAGAGTAGTGGATAGCAGCCTAAAATCGAAGCTAAACACGCTATCAAAAAATCTCTTTAAGATACAACTTGGCTAA
- the atpF gene encoding F0F1 ATP synthase subunit B, whose protein sequence is MGNLIAGMYSTTVLATGTKDTSLVNRIFGLDMQLVVDVAIMGLAIFVLFLILSYLLFNPARELLQKRQDRIKEEMDSSAKDKKEATQLKTNYEAKIKEASKEVDEILSEGRKKALKRENDIVDEAKVEASRIVDRANKEIELNKSKMKDEVKQEMIAVASVMAGKIIAGNIDETKQKQLIDEALNEMGDETWQN, encoded by the coding sequence GTGGGCAATTTGATAGCAGGCATGTATAGCACTACAGTATTGGCGACAGGAACTAAAGACACAAGTCTAGTAAATCGTATCTTTGGATTAGATATGCAACTTGTGGTAGATGTAGCCATTATGGGACTTGCCATATTCGTACTTTTTCTAATTTTATCGTATCTTCTGTTCAACCCGGCCAGAGAACTCTTACAAAAACGTCAAGACCGTATTAAAGAGGAAATGGATTCATCAGCAAAGGATAAAAAGGAAGCAACGCAATTAAAAACTAATTACGAAGCAAAGATAAAAGAAGCTTCTAAGGAAGTGGATGAGATCTTAAGTGAAGGTCGTAAGAAAGCATTAAAGCGTGAGAATGATATTGTTGATGAAGCAAAGGTGGAAGCTTCAAGAATTGTAGATCGGGCAAATAAAGAAATTGAATTGAATAAGAGCAAGATGAAGGATGAAGTAAAGCAAGAAATGATTGCTGTAGCATCCGTTATGGCTGGCAAAATTATTGCTGGCAACATAGATGAAACAAAACAAAAACAGTTAATTGATGAAGCTTTGAATGAGATGGGTGATGAGACATGGCAAAACTAG